The proteins below come from a single Salinilacihabitans rarus genomic window:
- a CDS encoding amphi-Trp domain-containing protein — protein MSTDDTDTDDTDTDDTELEFERDLSREEIADRLETFATNLRGSDPLEFELGDETATIDPPETVGFELELEDEPGDEGVERSLEIELEWLRGDDEEPLPEPEDVEGTDAIEE, from the coding sequence ATGTCGACCGACGACACGGACACCGACGACACGGACACCGACGACACGGAACTCGAGTTCGAGCGGGACCTCTCGCGCGAGGAGATCGCCGACCGCCTCGAGACGTTCGCGACCAACCTCCGGGGGAGCGACCCGCTGGAGTTCGAACTCGGCGACGAGACGGCGACGATCGACCCGCCCGAGACGGTCGGGTTCGAACTCGAACTCGAGGACGAACCCGGCGACGAGGGCGTCGAGCGGAGCCTCGAAATCGAACTGGAGTGGCTCCGGGGCGACGACGAGGAGCCGCTGCCCGAACCCGAGGACGTCGAGGGGACCGACGCGATCGAGGAGTAG
- a CDS encoding zinc-binding dehydrogenase codes for MTARRLCFTGPRSVEVRDREVPDPGPEEVRVRTVASAISAGTEGLLYRGEAPAGLAADETLDALDGDLSYPLTYGYAAAGEVDAVGECVPEAWLGRRVFAYNPHESRFLARPEDLLAIPDGVPTREATLLASVETAVTFLLDGEPLLGERAVVFGQGIVGLLTSALLAEMPLDALVTVEPWARRRAVSEKFGADRTLDPADCEVADAVEAAAGGRVDLAYELSGNPDALDDAIAATEFDGRVVIGSWYGTKPATVDLGGRFHRSRIDLRSSQVSTIPPRHGGRWSRRRRHEVAWDRLERLDADRLLTHEFPLEEAADAYRLLAAGGEDALQVLFTYD; via the coding sequence ATGACCGCCCGACGGCTCTGCTTCACCGGCCCCCGCTCCGTCGAGGTGCGCGACCGCGAGGTTCCCGACCCGGGGCCGGAGGAGGTCCGCGTCCGGACGGTCGCCTCGGCGATCAGCGCCGGCACCGAGGGGCTACTCTACCGCGGGGAGGCCCCCGCCGGCCTCGCGGCCGACGAGACCCTCGACGCGCTCGACGGGGACCTCTCGTACCCGCTCACCTACGGCTACGCCGCCGCCGGCGAGGTCGACGCCGTCGGCGAGTGCGTTCCCGAGGCGTGGCTCGGCCGGCGGGTGTTCGCGTACAACCCCCACGAGAGCCGCTTCCTCGCGCGGCCGGAGGACCTCCTCGCGATTCCCGACGGCGTCCCGACGCGCGAGGCGACCCTGCTCGCGAGCGTCGAGACCGCGGTGACGTTCCTGCTCGACGGCGAACCCCTGCTCGGCGAGCGGGCCGTCGTCTTCGGTCAGGGTATCGTCGGCCTGCTGACGAGCGCGCTGCTCGCCGAGATGCCCCTCGACGCCCTCGTGACCGTCGAACCGTGGGCGCGGCGGCGGGCCGTCTCCGAGAAGTTCGGCGCCGACCGGACGCTCGATCCGGCCGACTGCGAGGTGGCCGACGCCGTGGAAGCCGCCGCCGGCGGCCGGGTCGATCTGGCCTACGAGCTCTCCGGGAACCCGGACGCGCTGGACGACGCGATCGCGGCCACGGAGTTCGACGGCCGGGTCGTGATCGGCTCGTGGTACGGGACGAAACCCGCGACGGTCGACCTCGGCGGGCGCTTCCACCGCTCGCGGATCGACCTGCGGAGCAGCCAGGTGAGCACGATCCCGCCCCGTCACGGCGGCCGCTGGTCGCGCAGACGCCGCCACGAGGTCGCCTGGGACCGGCTGGAACGGCTCGACGCGGATCGGCTCCTCACCCACGAGTTCCCGCTGGAGGAGGCCGCCGACGCCTACCGACTGCTGGCGGCGGGCGGCGAGGACGCCCTGCAGGTGCTTTTCACCTACGACTGA
- a CDS encoding IS5/IS1182 family transposase codes for MARRAVARYSSTFSKRRYMLHQHIVLLCLKVRKNTTYRTLLNKLIEMPPIRSALDLEELPSPSTLCKAFNRLDMAVWRVLLNLSVTLLSTNGVVGIDASGFNRSHASNHYTKRTKLTLQQLNVTLFVDTRANAVLDLHVTTIRKHDSKIAPSLIKRNTSEVAILLGNKGYDDQEIRALAVKIVFIRSRHWSKQFRELVIGCLTHHLDRIL; via the coding sequence TTGGCTCGCCGAGCTGTTGCACGGTATTCCTCGACGTTCTCGAAACGGCGCTACATGCTCCACCAGCACATCGTCTTGCTCTGCCTCAAAGTTCGGAAGAACACGACGTATCGGACACTTCTTAACAAACTTATCGAGATGCCCCCGATTCGGAGTGCCCTCGATCTTGAGGAACTCCCGTCCCCTTCGACGTTGTGTAAGGCGTTCAACCGCCTTGACATGGCTGTTTGGCGCGTCCTGCTCAACCTCTCGGTCACACTCCTCTCGACTAACGGTGTCGTCGGTATCGATGCCTCCGGCTTTAACCGTAGTCACGCCTCGAACCACTACACAAAGCGAACGAAGTTGACGCTTCAGCAGTTGAACGTCACACTTTTCGTGGATACGAGAGCGAATGCCGTCCTCGATCTTCACGTGACGACGATTAGAAAACACGACTCGAAGATCGCGCCGTCGCTCATCAAGCGAAATACCAGTGAAGTAGCGATTCTCCTCGGCAACAAAGGATACGACGACCAGGAGATTCGCGCGTTAGCCGTGAAGATAGTGTTCATCCGCTCACGACACTGGTCGAAGCAGTTCCGTGAACTCGTTATCGGTTGTCTCACTCACCACCTCGACAGGATACTCTGA
- a CDS encoding 50S ribosomal protein L10, with protein sequence MSAEAERKTENLPQWKREEVEALSELIESYESVGVVGIAGIPSKQLQDMRRGLHGTAVLRVSRNTLQERALEAAADGVEELVEHVDGQVGLIATNDNPFALYKELEASKTPAPINEGEVAPNDIVIPEGDTGVDPGPFVGDLQQVGANARIEDGSIKVVEDSQVLDAGEEVSADLANVLNELGIEPKEVGLDLRAVYSDGVIFDPEDLDIDVEAYESDVGTAAARARNLAVNASYPAAGVMPTLVAKATGEAKSLGLQAAIEDEDLMPDLVRKADAQLRALAANVEDEEALPEELQDVEAPAAATAAAPDEDESADDQDDDTDADADADADDEDEDDEDDDGAEGLGAMFG encoded by the coding sequence ATGAGCGCCGAAGCCGAACGCAAGACCGAGAACCTCCCGCAGTGGAAGCGCGAGGAGGTCGAGGCGCTCTCCGAACTCATCGAGAGCTACGAGAGCGTCGGCGTCGTCGGCATCGCCGGCATCCCCTCGAAGCAGCTCCAGGACATGCGCCGCGGGCTGCACGGCACCGCCGTGCTCCGCGTCAGCCGCAACACCTTACAGGAGCGCGCGCTCGAGGCCGCCGCCGACGGCGTCGAGGAGCTCGTCGAGCACGTCGACGGGCAGGTCGGTCTGATCGCGACGAACGACAACCCGTTCGCGCTCTACAAGGAGCTCGAGGCGTCGAAGACGCCCGCGCCGATCAACGAGGGCGAGGTCGCCCCGAACGACATCGTCATCCCCGAGGGTGACACCGGGGTCGACCCCGGCCCGTTCGTCGGCGACCTCCAGCAGGTCGGAGCGAACGCCCGCATCGAGGACGGCTCGATCAAGGTCGTCGAGGACTCACAGGTGCTCGACGCCGGCGAGGAGGTCTCCGCGGACCTCGCGAACGTCCTCAACGAACTCGGCATCGAGCCCAAGGAGGTCGGCCTCGACCTCCGTGCCGTCTACTCCGACGGCGTCATCTTCGACCCCGAGGACCTCGACATCGACGTCGAGGCCTACGAGAGCGACGTCGGGACGGCCGCCGCGCGCGCCCGCAACCTCGCGGTCAACGCGAGCTACCCGGCCGCCGGCGTGATGCCGACGCTCGTCGCGAAGGCGACGGGCGAGGCCAAGAGTCTCGGCCTGCAGGCCGCCATCGAGGACGAAGACCTCATGCCCGACCTCGTCCGCAAGGCCGACGCGCAGCTTCGCGCGCTCGCGGCCAACGTCGAGGACGAGGAGGCCCTGCCCGAGGAGCTCCAGGACGTCGAGGCGCCGGCCGCCGCAACCGCGGCCGCGCCCGACGAGGACGAATCGGCCGACGACCAGGACGACGACACCGACGCCGACGCCGACGCCGACGCCGACGACGAAGACGAGGACGACGAGGACGACGACGGCGCGGAAGGCCTCGGCGCGATGTTCGGATAA
- the cutA gene encoding divalent-cation tolerance protein CutA yields the protein MPTVYVTAPPEAAPEIAETLVEERLAACVNRVPCESTYRWEGEIHRDEEEILLAKTTDDAFDALVERVEAIHPYDVPCVERFDEGGVLAAFADWRDGSVD from the coding sequence GTGCCAACGGTCTACGTCACGGCCCCGCCCGAGGCCGCACCCGAAATCGCCGAGACGCTCGTCGAGGAACGCCTCGCCGCCTGCGTCAACCGCGTCCCCTGCGAGTCGACCTACCGCTGGGAGGGGGAGATCCACCGCGACGAGGAGGAGATCCTGCTCGCGAAGACGACCGACGACGCCTTCGACGCCCTCGTCGAGCGCGTCGAGGCCATCCACCCCTACGACGTCCCCTGCGTCGAGCGCTTCGACGAGGGGGGCGTGCTCGCGGCGTTCGCCGACTGGCGCGACGGTAGCGTCGACTGA
- a CDS encoding transcriptional regulator encodes MTYDYSRLVSDEEFVDTVADLYAAGERLPGDGGVPIDAVADTLGVSKDTASRHLKRLADAGEVDRVLGLGPKGPQPSYAPVEVDDAG; translated from the coding sequence ATGACGTACGACTACTCGCGGCTGGTCAGCGACGAGGAGTTCGTCGACACGGTCGCCGACCTCTACGCCGCGGGCGAGCGCCTGCCGGGTGACGGCGGCGTCCCGATCGACGCCGTCGCGGACACTCTCGGCGTCTCGAAGGACACGGCCTCACGACACCTCAAGCGCCTCGCCGACGCCGGCGAGGTCGACCGAGTGCTGGGCCTCGGCCCGAAGGGCCCGCAACCGAGTTACGCCCCCGTGGAGGTGGACGATGCAGGGTGA
- a CDS encoding 50S ribosomal protein L11 — protein sequence MAGTIEVLVPGGQANPGPPLGPELGPTPVDVQAVVQEINDQTAAFDGTEVPVTVDYEDDGSFEIEVGVPPTAALIKDEAGFETGSGEPQTDFVADLSIDQVKKIAEQKHPDLLAYDTKNAAKEVVGTCASMGVTIEGEDAREFKEKVDAGEYDDVLAGEAKA from the coding sequence ATGGCTGGAACCATCGAAGTGCTCGTTCCGGGTGGCCAGGCCAACCCCGGCCCGCCGCTCGGTCCCGAGCTCGGACCGACGCCCGTCGACGTACAGGCGGTCGTCCAGGAGATCAACGACCAGACCGCCGCGTTCGACGGCACCGAAGTCCCCGTCACCGTCGACTACGAGGACGACGGCTCCTTCGAGATCGAGGTCGGCGTCCCGCCGACGGCGGCGCTGATCAAGGACGAGGCCGGCTTCGAGACCGGCAGCGGCGAGCCCCAGACGGACTTCGTCGCCGACCTCTCGATCGATCAGGTCAAGAAGATCGCCGAGCAGAAACACCCCGACCTGCTCGCCTACGACACGAAAAACGCCGCGAAGGAAGTCGTCGGCACCTGCGCCTCGATGGGCGTCACCATCGAGGGCGAGGACGCCCGCGAGTTCAAGGAGAAGGTCGACGCGGGCGAGTACGACGACGTGTTGGCCGGCGAAGCCAAAGCCTAG
- a CDS encoding orc1/cdc6 family replication initiation protein, producing the protein MPLFDRDTSIFSDEDVLREDYQPESIQERDEEIDAYMAALQPVINGAQPRNLFLYGKAGVGKTAVTRYLLSHLERDVEAYDDVTLTVVWLNCNNLSSSYQVAANLVNELRPPSRQISTTGYPRQTIFDMLYDELESVGGTVLIVLDEIDHIGDDDGILYELPRARANGYLSAVKPGIIGISNDLSFHDSLSPKVKDTLCEEEVHFPPYTADELRAILEQRAENALYDGAYGSNVLSLCAALAAQDTGSARQALDLLYKAGDITRSNDETTITEPHVREAQRALERGQIRQGMMELTRHGHLSLAAVLSIAIEDDTPARVREIYPKYAEIAERFGTKPLVRRRMHDHLSDLAMQGILKRYTRNHGRSGGQYYEYDLDVTLELAIDVVEELDDVDLSPHASRTAARLGLR; encoded by the coding sequence ATGCCGCTGTTCGACCGGGACACGTCGATCTTCTCGGACGAGGACGTGCTACGCGAGGACTACCAGCCGGAGTCGATCCAGGAGCGCGACGAGGAGATCGACGCCTACATGGCCGCCCTCCAGCCCGTGATCAACGGCGCCCAGCCGCGGAACCTCTTCCTCTACGGGAAAGCCGGCGTGGGGAAGACGGCCGTCACCCGCTATCTCCTCTCGCATCTCGAACGCGACGTCGAGGCCTACGACGACGTCACGCTGACGGTCGTCTGGCTCAACTGCAACAACCTCTCGTCGTCCTATCAGGTCGCGGCGAACCTCGTCAACGAACTCCGGCCCCCGTCCCGACAGATCAGCACGACGGGCTACCCCCGCCAGACGATCTTCGACATGCTCTACGACGAACTCGAGTCGGTCGGCGGCACGGTCCTGATCGTCCTCGACGAGATCGACCACATCGGCGACGACGACGGCATCCTCTACGAACTCCCGCGGGCGCGGGCCAACGGCTACCTCTCGGCGGTCAAACCCGGCATCATCGGGATCAGCAACGACCTCAGCTTCCACGACAGCCTCTCGCCGAAGGTCAAGGACACCCTCTGTGAGGAGGAGGTCCACTTCCCGCCGTACACGGCCGACGAACTCCGGGCGATCCTCGAACAGCGCGCCGAAAACGCCCTCTACGACGGCGCCTACGGCTCGAACGTGCTCTCGCTGTGTGCGGCGCTGGCCGCCCAGGACACCGGCAGCGCCCGGCAGGCGCTCGACCTCCTCTACAAGGCCGGCGACATCACCCGGTCGAACGACGAGACGACGATCACCGAACCCCACGTCAGGGAGGCCCAGCGCGCCCTCGAACGCGGTCAGATCCGACAGGGAATGATGGAACTGACCCGCCACGGCCACCTCTCGCTGGCGGCGGTCCTCTCGATCGCCATCGAGGACGACACGCCGGCCCGGGTCCGCGAGATCTACCCGAAGTACGCCGAGATCGCCGAACGCTTCGGCACCAAGCCGCTCGTGCGCCGGCGGATGCACGACCACCTCTCGGATCTGGCGATGCAGGGGATCCTCAAGCGGTACACCCGCAACCACGGCCGCTCGGGCGGCCAGTACTACGAGTACGACCTCGACGTCACCCTCGAACTGGCGATCGACGTCGTCGAGGAACTGGACGACGTCGACCTCTCGCCGCACGCCTCGCGGACGGCCGCCAGACTGGGCCTGCGGTAA
- a CDS encoding 6-pyruvoyl trahydropterin synthase family protein has product MYAVSVSRSFVAQHYLTVPDPGPEGTLHSHRYAVEATFRGPDLGEHGYLVDIDDVSEAMDALAERYRDRTLNDLPAFEGANPSAERFARIFGDRLLERLDPPAATELHVDVAEDDIARVAHVRSIE; this is encoded by the coding sequence ATGTACGCCGTGTCCGTCTCGCGCTCGTTCGTCGCCCAGCACTACCTCACCGTGCCCGATCCCGGACCCGAGGGGACCCTCCACTCCCACCGCTACGCCGTCGAGGCGACGTTCCGCGGGCCGGACCTCGGCGAGCACGGTTACCTCGTCGACATCGACGACGTCTCGGAGGCGATGGACGCCCTCGCGGAGCGCTACCGCGACCGGACGCTCAACGACCTCCCCGCGTTCGAGGGGGCGAACCCGAGCGCCGAGCGCTTCGCGCGGATCTTCGGCGACCGACTGCTCGAACGGCTCGACCCGCCCGCGGCGACCGAACTCCACGTCGACGTGGCCGAGGACGATATCGCGCGCGTCGCACACGTGCGCTCGATCGAATGA
- a CDS encoding DUF7475 family protein, which produces MDTSAGRLALGSLGPLHWLAIALAVVTGVVHLVLGVDFLPHPMGAAFLIAAVGFFGGVALVLVGYRRRLLYLLGVPFTAGQVVLWYLLNRPAGVADLSGAEAVDKVAQLLLIAALTVLYARDR; this is translated from the coding sequence ATGGACACGTCAGCCGGCCGACTCGCCCTCGGCTCGCTCGGCCCGCTTCACTGGCTCGCGATCGCGCTGGCGGTCGTCACCGGCGTCGTTCACCTCGTCCTCGGCGTCGACTTCCTCCCTCACCCGATGGGGGCCGCCTTTCTGATCGCCGCGGTCGGCTTCTTCGGCGGCGTCGCGCTCGTGCTGGTCGGCTACCGCCGTCGCCTCCTGTACCTGCTCGGGGTCCCGTTTACGGCCGGGCAGGTCGTCCTCTGGTATCTGCTCAACCGACCGGCCGGGGTCGCCGACCTCTCGGGGGCCGAGGCCGTCGACAAGGTCGCACAGTTGCTGTTGATCGCCGCACTGACCGTCCTGTACGCCCGTGATCGCTGA
- a CDS encoding HAD family hydrolase — protein sequence MTTAVSFDLDGTLLRYDVPFDEQFATTVSPYGEPTDDAYEAYESRLFAALERCEPAPYRRAFEAVVETVDLDAPPATLAREHCETELAATTVPDGARRVVERVAAEYPTAVLTNGDERQQRAKLERHGLADVVDAVIVSGAVGVRKPEPRIFEIASERLPADEHVHVGDSYEEDVCGARAAGFRAIHVAGESADADGDAADAVVPRVAALADPDSLSLSLPDPVAAPFQPSEG from the coding sequence GTGACGACCGCCGTCTCCTTCGACCTCGACGGGACGCTCCTGCGCTACGACGTCCCCTTCGACGAGCAGTTCGCGACGACCGTCTCCCCGTACGGCGAGCCGACGGACGACGCCTACGAGGCCTACGAGAGCCGGCTGTTCGCCGCGCTCGAACGGTGCGAACCGGCGCCCTATCGGCGCGCGTTCGAGGCCGTCGTGGAGACGGTCGACCTCGACGCCCCGCCGGCGACGCTCGCCCGCGAGCACTGCGAGACCGAACTCGCGGCGACGACGGTCCCCGACGGGGCCAGACGGGTCGTCGAACGCGTCGCGGCCGAGTACCCGACCGCCGTGCTGACGAACGGCGACGAGCGCCAGCAGCGGGCGAAACTCGAACGCCACGGCCTCGCCGACGTCGTCGACGCGGTGATCGTCTCCGGCGCCGTGGGCGTTCGCAAGCCCGAACCCCGGATTTTCGAAATCGCGAGCGAGCGACTGCCCGCCGACGAACACGTCCACGTCGGCGACAGCTACGAGGAGGACGTCTGCGGCGCCCGCGCGGCCGGCTTTCGGGCGATCCACGTCGCGGGCGAGTCCGCCGACGCGGACGGGGACGCGGCCGACGCCGTCGTCCCCCGCGTCGCCGCGTTGGCCGACCCCGACTCGCTCTCGCTCTCGCTCCCGGACCCGGTCGCCGCGCCGTTCCAGCCGTCCGAAGGGTGA
- a CDS encoding 50S ribosomal protein L1, whose translation MADSDIEAAVTRALEESPDRNFTETVDLAINLRDLDLNEPSNRVDESIVLPSGTGQETQIVVIAEGETAVRAEEVADQVLSGDDVADLDDDEAKDLADATDFFIAEEAMMQDIARHLGTILGPRGKMPDPLSPDDDVVETVNRLKNTVQLRSRDRRTFHTRVGAEDMGAEDIADNIDVILRRLHADLEKGPQNIDSVYVKTTMGPSVEVA comes from the coding sequence ATGGCAGATTCGGATATCGAAGCAGCAGTGACTCGCGCACTCGAGGAGTCGCCGGATCGGAACTTTACCGAGACGGTGGACCTCGCGATCAACTTGCGCGATCTAGACCTCAACGAACCGTCGAATCGTGTCGACGAGTCCATCGTCCTGCCGTCCGGAACCGGCCAAGAGACTCAGATCGTCGTCATCGCCGAAGGCGAGACCGCGGTCCGCGCCGAGGAGGTCGCGGACCAGGTGCTTTCGGGTGACGACGTGGCCGATCTGGACGACGACGAGGCCAAGGACCTCGCGGACGCCACGGACTTCTTCATCGCCGAGGAGGCGATGATGCAGGACATCGCCCGCCACCTGGGTACCATCCTGGGTCCGCGCGGGAAGATGCCCGACCCGCTCTCGCCCGACGACGACGTCGTCGAGACGGTCAATCGACTCAAGAACACCGTGCAGCTTCGTTCCCGGGACCGACGCACGTTCCACACGCGCGTCGGCGCCGAGGACATGGGCGCGGAGGATATCGCCGACAACATCGACGTCATCCTGCGCCGGCTGCACGCCGACCTCGAGAAGGGGCCACAGAACATCGACTCCGTCTACGTGAAGACGACGATGGGCCCGTCCGTGGAGGTGGCCTGA
- the rpl12p gene encoding 50S ribosomal protein P1, with translation MEYVYAALILNETDEEINEENLTGVLEAAGADVVESRVKALVAALEDVDIDDAVAQAAAVPATGGAAAGGAAPEAAEEEEAEETSDVPDTTDDDEDDEEEEASGEGLGELFG, from the coding sequence ATGGAATACGTTTACGCAGCACTCATCCTGAACGAGACGGACGAAGAGATCAACGAAGAGAACCTGACCGGCGTGCTCGAAGCCGCCGGCGCCGACGTCGTGGAATCGCGCGTCAAGGCGCTCGTCGCCGCGCTCGAGGACGTCGACATCGACGACGCCGTCGCCCAGGCGGCCGCCGTCCCCGCCACGGGGGGTGCCGCGGCCGGCGGCGCCGCGCCCGAGGCGGCCGAGGAAGAGGAAGCCGAGGAGACCAGCGACGTCCCGGACACGACGGACGACGACGAGGACGACGAGGAAGAGGAGGCCAGCGGCGAGGGCCTCGGCGAACTCTTCGGCTGA
- a CDS encoding glycosyltransferase family 4 protein: MTRASDRETDDRRADASGDGSGSRGDALDVGLVVYGGLDRTSGGFRYDRKLVSHLEGRGDRVEVIALPWRTYPEHLADARSEALRAKLNRPVDVLVQDELCHPSLWRHNPHLDRPGAVVSIVHHLRTDEVGPTLRPATRAIERRYLRTVDAAICASADTRDRTVALAPLPTLVARPGGRVEGAAVSPEAAAGRAREGPLRIGFVGNLVPRKGATTLLAGLARVDRPWELTVVGSHEADPGYAREVREAAAERGIGERVTFAGEVDDAELASLLRRLHVLAVPSRHEGFGAVYLEAMEYGAVPVASAAGGASELVADGENGFLVEPDDPDRIAAVVDRLAADRTELARLSRAALETASEHPGWAETMERARSFLVDIAGGREPGTDGRDGGDHA; the protein is encoded by the coding sequence ATGACGAGGGCGAGCGACCGGGAGACCGACGACCGACGCGCCGACGCCAGCGGTGACGGGAGCGGGTCGAGAGGCGACGCGCTCGACGTCGGCCTCGTGGTGTACGGCGGGCTGGACCGGACGTCGGGCGGGTTCCGGTACGACCGGAAACTCGTCTCGCACCTCGAAGGCCGGGGCGACCGCGTCGAGGTGATCGCGCTGCCGTGGCGGACCTACCCCGAGCACCTCGCCGACGCCCGCTCGGAGGCGCTCCGGGCGAAGCTCAACCGGCCGGTCGACGTCCTGGTGCAGGACGAACTCTGTCACCCGTCGCTGTGGCGTCACAATCCGCACCTCGACCGGCCGGGCGCCGTGGTCTCGATCGTCCACCACCTGCGGACCGACGAGGTCGGACCGACGCTCCGGCCCGCCACCCGCGCGATCGAGCGGCGGTACCTCCGGACGGTCGACGCCGCGATCTGTGCGAGCGCGGACACCCGCGACCGGACGGTCGCGCTCGCGCCGCTGCCGACGCTCGTCGCCCGTCCCGGCGGCCGGGTCGAGGGCGCGGCGGTCTCGCCCGAGGCGGCCGCCGGACGCGCCCGGGAGGGGCCGCTCCGGATCGGGTTCGTCGGCAATCTCGTGCCCCGGAAGGGCGCGACGACGCTCCTCGCGGGGCTCGCACGCGTCGACCGCCCGTGGGAACTGACCGTCGTCGGGAGCCACGAGGCCGACCCCGGGTACGCCCGCGAGGTCCGCGAGGCGGCCGCCGAGCGCGGGATCGGCGAGCGCGTGACGTTCGCCGGGGAGGTCGACGACGCGGAACTGGCGTCTCTCCTCCGGCGGCTACACGTCCTCGCCGTGCCGTCGCGCCACGAGGGGTTCGGCGCGGTCTACCTCGAAGCGATGGAGTACGGCGCCGTCCCGGTCGCGAGCGCGGCCGGCGGGGCGAGCGAACTCGTCGCGGACGGGGAGAACGGCTTCCTCGTCGAGCCCGACGACCCGGATCGGATCGCCGCGGTCGTCGACCGGCTGGCCGCCGACCGGACCGAACTCGCCCGCCTGAGCCGGGCGGCGCTGGAGACCGCGAGCGAACACCCCGGCTGGGCGGAGACGATGGAGCGCGCGCGGTCGTTCCTCGTCGACATAGCCGGGGGGAGGGAGCCGGGGACGGACGGCCGAGACGGGGGCGATCACGCGTGA
- a CDS encoding MarR family transcriptional regulator, producing MPEQLPPEIVDDTPATRLVYLVLEDTVLNQTMLAERTGLSTRRAREAANNLVDRELLISYRDPTDQRRRVYYRPDCFASVVAAHRSYTKLR from the coding sequence ATGCCTGAGCAACTTCCACCAGAGATTGTCGACGACACGCCGGCGACGCGGCTCGTCTATCTCGTCCTCGAGGACACAGTTCTGAACCAGACGATGCTTGCCGAACGAACTGGGCTCTCGACACGCCGTGCTCGGGAGGCAGCGAACAATCTCGTCGACCGCGAGCTGCTGATTTCCTACCGAGATCCGACGGACCAGCGCCGCCGCGTCTACTATCGACCGGACTGTTTCGCCAGCGTCGTAGCCGCACACCGATCGTATACGAAGCTTCGGTAG
- a CDS encoding methyltransferase has product MTGSTRGYLEAKRTVDDRALNRRVLDRFAAELGRLAGADGEASDGPTGEEVRIVELGAGVGTMIARLASWGLLPDRVTYRAVDRDRGRVRRARERVPAWLDEAGYDVEADDERIVATSGERRLDATLAVADAFTIDDEADAVIAAAFLDLVDLDRALPAVADLLRPGGLLYAPITFDGGTAFAPSEPADDRIERLYHRHMDEVRDAPGSSRAGRELLAALPGSGAASGSEFEVLAAGGSDWVVRPVDGAYPADEAAFLGHLLETIDGALADYPPAVLDPAVREAWVERRLAALERGDLVAVVHNLDVLGRRT; this is encoded by the coding sequence GTGACGGGATCGACGCGCGGCTATCTGGAAGCCAAGCGGACGGTCGACGACCGCGCGCTGAACCGTCGCGTCCTCGACCGGTTCGCGGCCGAACTCGGGCGGCTGGCCGGGGCCGACGGCGAGGCGAGCGACGGACCGACGGGAGAGGAGGTGCGGATCGTCGAACTCGGCGCCGGCGTCGGGACGATGATCGCCCGGCTGGCGTCGTGGGGGCTGCTCCCCGACCGGGTCACCTACCGCGCGGTCGACCGCGACCGGGGCCGCGTCCGCCGCGCCCGGGAGCGCGTCCCCGCGTGGCTGGACGAAGCCGGCTACGACGTCGAGGCCGACGACGAGCGGATCGTCGCGACGTCGGGCGAGCGACGCCTCGACGCGACGCTGGCGGTCGCGGACGCGTTCACGATCGACGACGAAGCCGACGCGGTGATCGCGGCGGCGTTTCTCGACCTCGTCGACCTCGACCGGGCGCTGCCGGCCGTCGCCGACCTGCTGCGACCGGGCGGCCTGCTGTACGCGCCGATCACGTTCGACGGCGGGACGGCGTTCGCCCCGTCCGAGCCGGCGGACGACCGGATCGAGCGTCTCTACCACCGGCACATGGACGAGGTGCGGGACGCGCCGGGGAGCAGCCGCGCGGGTCGCGAACTGCTCGCGGCGCTCCCCGGGTCCGGGGCCGCCTCCGGGTCCGAATTCGAGGTCCTCGCCGCGGGCGGCTCCGACTGGGTCGTCCGCCCGGTCGATGGAGCCTACCCCGCCGACGAGGCGGCCTTCCTCGGGCACCTGCTCGAAACGATCGACGGCGCGCTCGCGGACTATCCGCCCGCGGTACTCGACCCGGCGGTCCGGGAGGCGTGGGTCGAGCGGCGGCTGGCGGCGCTCGAACGCGGCGACCTCGTCGCTGTGGTCCACAACCTCGACGTGCTCGGACGGCGGACGTGA